The genomic region AGTATATCCAGTTAAATCATTATAACTTTAAGACATCGGTTTACCTGTGGTATTGTTAAAGTAAATATGTGAGGCTTCAAAAACCATCCATCTTCTGGAAGCGCTATTTTTTCAATACCCTTACTGTCTTCCACTCCAATCAGTTCAGTAGAATATGATTTTGTAGGAAGGTCAACCTCAACACCTAGAATTGAACCCTGTTAGccaaataatatattattgcTTGAGACCATTAATAATCACAATTCCAACAAATCAAACACATAATCAAGCTAACCAAACACTCGttacttttctcttttcaaaaGAGCACATCCCTTTTTAATGCCATCAAGACTTGAGATGATTAAAAAGAcaacaaaatcattttttcttcaaaatgtCAACAAAAAGAACCCATTTTAGAGTTTTCTTAAGTTATTCTTGTCCCCCTTATAATTCTTAGTTAAAGTTTACAGCTTCATTGATGCAGTTTGATCGGAACTAATCTAATATTCTTTGTTTCGGTACAagtcaaataaaaacaaaaattatatcacATGATTTTTCAGTTCTCAaatgattaaaagaaaaaaaacaaaaattttagaatcaaatagtaaataaaactTCTTGAGCTGAAGAGTGGAGAATTTTAAACTAAGATAAAGACTtcaaaaatagtaaaaaattctttacaaaaataagcttttttccaatttttttttatatatgagtAAAATTTTGAGAACTAACCTGCGGGCCCGTAGGAACAGCAATGCGACAATCACAGGAACGGCTACCCATAACGCAATGGACTCTCCACGATCCGGAAACTTGAATAAAAGCGGTATCGGCGTAACAATCGACGTCGAGGTCCACCCCGTTCATCTGGAGAGGAATCAAAGCGGGTGGATCGCACCTGCCATGCACGTGAGGCTGGTAACTCGGAATATCCGGGTTGTCGACAATCCTCGGGTCGGATATAACCGCATAAACCATCGGCGCCGATGGCAAGTACCTATACGGTGACCTCTCCATAGGCGGTGGTGGCTTTGGCGGCCCCACCGCTCCCCTGTCTTTCCCTAAGTATATCCGTTTCGCTAGCTTTAGCCCGTCCTCCACCGCCTGAGCAAAATCCTCCGCcatttgaaaagtaaaaaaccgataaaaaaaagagtcacttttttagttcttttttcttctttttgtaagACAAGAAACAGATTATTTAGAGAATCAGACAAGGAGCAATTTTGGAGGGATGGGATTACTTCCGTGATCGGATTCTTGCAATTGGCGTCAGCACCTGCTTTTCGTTTCGGTCAATTAATCTCgggttttttaattaaaaattacttttttatttttgggatAGAGAGAGGGACGcgtatgttttttttttaatagtatAATGCATGCTGTAAATGTTTCGTTGCGTTAGGGTCGAAGAAGATGGGAGATTGCCCGATGGGTACGTGGTGGCACGTGATTGAATAACATGAAAGATTGCCGACGTGGAGGAATGATCGCCTGGTTCGTAGGCAATGGTGGGTTCGTTCCTTCAGTTAATGGACGTCTACCAGCAAGTGGGAAAGGAGATTTACGATGCTCCCGCGAAGCACAGAATAGTAAATCTCCAACGGTCAGTTGACCAACGGCTCTCTGGATCGGTTTACTGGCTATGTGAAGATGGGACCCAGGCGCTGCCGGCTCTTCCACGTGGCATTTGACAGTTAATTTTTGGAAAAGTCAGCAGATTTCGCTGACCTGAATGCAGTTAAAAACCTGGAAAAGGCGACTACAGTATAAGATAAATCCAagcaaggaagaaagaaatgtAATAAAAGCAATAAGAAAGCAGTTACCATGGATTTGGCATATTGGAATTCGGATATGTCCCAATCGTCAGTTAATAGATTACCCCTGATGATGTGACGATTGGCTTGAAGGCGAATCCAACTTCATCCACAACTTTTTTGCAATGGAAATGGAACCAAAAGCCATGATATTATTTGGACTTTTGCCAGAGTAATGATAAAGGTTTGTTTTCGGTCCGTCAAAGTACTCCAAATATGGAGTTAAAACTCAAGAAGATATGGGGTTATTTTCCTAACGGGAATTCTCATTTTTGGGTTCACATTGGAAATGGGGTGACCAGAGTATGTACatcaacaaacaaacaaaaaaaaaagattaagcTAACTTTAATGAGGGCAGGTTGTCGGTTTgtcctttctcttttattcttaCGAAGTCTCATCCAAATCTCATAATACTAGCAGAAAAGCGACTTTCACTTTCCTATGGGGTCCATGCGGAACCCATAGCTGCGTGGGAGTAACTAGATTAATTAATGATGAAGACTTGGAAAGCCCATAGCTGTCTGGATGCCGCTGACATTGTTAGCGTCACGGGCAGTGGTCCAAACACGAAGCAGCCATTGAGAGTACAGGAGTAAGCAAGAAGCATATGTGCAcgaagaaaaaaacaattaatctCGACAAATTTTGGTGGTGACACGATCAAACAAACGCACTTCGGAAAATATAGGAAAAGAATGTATACCGTTTTATGAGGATTTGGTTGTACATTGCAAAGCGAATAAAATCTGTAATTTCATATATTCTTCCTGTTCACTCACCGCTTCTCCAATTCTTAACGCTACATTGTTCCCTGTATtacaaacttttcttttctttcttttttctttttcctgctGTTTTCCCTCCATTgtaagcatttttttttcataggAGGCTGCAGAGATGGCCAGATTCAGGCCAACTTTTATTCCGGGTGCTTCCTCCAGCAATGTTCAGAGAGTGTAAGATCAAAATGTATGAAAAAACTATGGCCAACTAAGCTACAAAAAAGTCTAGAGACTAAATCTACAAATACAGTAACCACAAAAATATATGTGGCTCCATAACACAAGAATGAGCCCATGATTGACATAGTTGCGACATGGAATTCTTCTCCAAGATCATGATCAAGGCTGCCATCAAAAGTATACTCAACCAATGCTAGGCAGAGGCGCCACTTTTGCGTCTCAGAGCATGCTGCAAGAATTCTTCATTCAGCAACAACAACGTGTGACTAAATTTGTGCAAAGAGGATTTCGTTCCATGTGTCAGGAACACCAGGCAAACACCAATGCAAGCAGTCCTGGACTCCTGGAGAGGCTGTGATACTGAACCGGGATATGTGACCCTCATCTCTCACCTGAGACAAAGCTGTTACGTCTAGAAGCTCAACCCCTGTCCCCCTCACAGCGCTGGCAGCACTATAATCACTAGACTCTTCTTGTAATACTTCTTTACCTATGGACATAGGAGAAGTATTGTCACAGCTACCTCCTGTGTTCCAGTCCCCATTTACAAAGTGCCTAGGGGAGATGCTCCGATAGAAGGCTTTCAGATGAGGATGCTTTGGGAGCTGTGAGTTTATCCATTTAATAGTGCTGTGGATTGTGAAGTTCTTGGCACCTCCCATATCTGCTATCTTCCTGTTGTTGTTGGGAACACCCCCAACATACATGACCCATCTGTTGGCCTTAAGCTTCCCTCTATTCCAGTGGTGCCCGGTGTTTAGAACCAAGACATCAATTTTGTGGAGAAATTGGCGCAAAAATGCTGGAGGTCGATCAAGATGCATTGCATATTCAGTGTGTGGGTCTCTGACATTAAGAGGCTCCAAATCACAGAGGCTTGCAGACCAATAGTAAAGGACAGTAGTATTGGTGCTGGGAAATCGATACGCCCAACCATTAGGACGCTTACCACCAGGTGGTTTGACAAGGCCATACTCTTTGCCCACATCTTGGACATTTGGGCTATCCTTACCAGCTGTGATCATGCACATTAGAGACTGGAACTGCTGCCTACCCAGTGAATCTCCAACAAAAGCCAGAGTTTTGTCTTGCATCCTGGAAATGCATCAGAAGAATATGTAAATGGTCCCACAAATATTGATCATATTTGAACAAGTAAAAATAAGAAGACCACTCATATAAACTCtgaccaaaaagaaaaacacaacTTCTGCAAGGAAAAGAGAGTGCATAGTTATTGAGGAGAAAGTCAAATGCCAAATCTATGAAAACCCAAGCCTTAGAACTTAAGAACAGTCAAAATGTCAGTTCTTCTGATTAAGGTGAAGTTGGAAGGACCAAGTGAAGAGctataatcattttcaaacaaTATATGGGCTAaccaattatttaaaaaatattcaaggACAAGATATTAATACCGTTTAAAGAACTTTGACCCTTCAAATTCTTCCATTTCACAATCTTTTGGCTGCCATCTTAGCTTCTCAAAGGCAAAATCTTGACGCTGCATCAACCGGCAAGCCCACATTGGTGCTAGCCACTGTTTACAACCAAACCCAGAATATAAAGGCCGTCTATCATCTATaacccattttccttttgcaTAATTACAGGCTGGAGAAGGATCAGatgaaatgaaaatcaatACTCATTAATATTATCACAAATGGAACTTACAGATCCAAAATCTACAGGTGTGAGAAAGAGAGAGCATTAACATCATAACCACACTTAGCTTGCACAACACCCACTACATCACTAGGAAAATGACTAAATAATGAAGTGCACAATAGAAATTGTTACAAGGAATAGATGATATTACATCCATGTAATAGCATGCAAAACAAATGTGTGAGGTTTGGAAGAGGTAGCAAAAGCAAAATAGCTGAGATTTCCAACATTTGCTTTAAAAACCTTGATCAACATAGATTGGTCAGACAAGGTCATATCAGTCACATTGACGAATGCATTTTCTCCCCaagcataatatatataacaacAAAATACTATCAGCAGAATTTCTGCTCTGAAATTTCCATAAGTGAACTCCTACAGAAATTTGAATGTGCAAAAGATGAATAATTCTTATCATGCATAGATTCTACCTTGATTCTCCACTTTCTTGTCTTCTTGTTCTGAAGCTTTTTCTCCTAAAATTACATTGTTTGTTTCTTCTATCTGTGTTGAACTTGATCCACTTTTAACAACACcagttttctctctttttggactgtatttgtgtttttctgtttcttcttctgtGCCACCATAACAAATTACAAAGGTCAATTCCCAAAATACCATGACCTCTAAGAGTAAAATGAAGAAATAGGCTGCAGCAAGATCCTAATAATATTCATGGTAAAACAAGTGTACTTGAGAGACAAAACCATTCAGCATAGTAATAACATTAGAACTCAAGAAAACAGAATAGAAAATCTTGCTCTAATAATCACTGATGACTTCACAATCAGACAGATAGGAAGCAGGGAAACAAGGGATCTCCCATGCCAATGAAAATGCTTCATCTAACCAGCCAAATGCTCATAAAAATCAGAGAGATCTATGAAAGAGAAAGAGTATTGAGATTGGAAGCTGGATACGTCAGCTTGAGGCCAAAATATTAAACCATGAGGCAATGAAAGTATAGGTAATGCTCACAAAAACAGGATTTACCATTAAAGTATTCTAAAACATTAGCCACTGCAATATTCACAAATTTGATCTCTATTCTTGAGACAGACAGAAAAGTAGCTTGCCTTTCTTCTGAATAGGAAATGTTTCAAATTCTGAAGAACTTTCGGCGGTATCAGTAGAAGGCATTTTATCCACATGATGTTCCTCTTCGTTATTTATGACTTCCCTCTGTATCGATGTGGAAATATCTTCTCTCACATGGCTTTTGTGTTCTGCACCAGATATTATGAGAGGAAGGAAAGCTCTCGTGAGCATGTAAGTAGCAGTACTCTTATCCAGACATGCTTTCTACATTTCTAAATTCAAATGCTTGTCAAATATCTCTATTTTCTAGAAGGTTTAAAAAGCCATGTCcagaataaaaaacaaatatcattattACTTGGCAATTGGCATTAACAGCAGTAACAGATGCTGATAATTATATTGTCTTCCAGTATGCCAAACAATGTTGTAATCCTATGCAGAAAGTTACTAGGCCAGACAATGCACTTTTGATAACCCCAACTAACTGACTCCTTTGACATTAAAATGTACATGTATAGCATTAACCAGGAATATTAACAGAATGCAGAAGATAAAAGTAGCATGGGAAAGGAAAACATGACATATGAATATAACTTCATATTAGGCCTAGTTGTGTAAGCCTATGAACCAAGACACAGCCAAAATATGAATAGAAGAAAAATGCTTTAGTTACCACAATAACCAGAGTGAAAAACTGATATATAGCACAGTGAAGAAATAAGATAGCTTCACGCAAACCTGGAGAGAGCTGCAATAACTGATTTTTAGATGGTAGTGAGGAAGTAAGTACTGGACTTCTGTCCCATGTCCAAACAAGAATGGTTGCACAGACAAGAACAATGAGAATGAGAGACAGTTCTTTACCCCTCCATCTTAATCTGTAGGGGCCTCCTTTCATCCTACATAAACATGAAAAGTAAGGTTGTCAAAATTTCACTAAAGGCAGAAAACAATTAGCACAGGGAGAGAGAGCAGAGAGGCTCAAAActcaaggaaattaaaagaaacaaaatttcagGTCGATTTGCAGCTCTCTCTTtgagcaaattaaaaatatagctACCAAGAATTAaggttgaaagaaaaaaatgcagTTCCTGCATCCAAAACAACTAACCATGACGCAATTATTAGAAAAGCTATTTCAGAAACTCTTTGCTTACTTTATGCTGATTTACTTAACAAAAGTTATATGCCAGAGATCCTATTTCTGCAAATTTATGCAGCCATCTATTACAACTGCTAAATCCGCGGAGTGAGCATGAAATTCACAAAAGGATAAGCTTAATCAAGTTATGAACATAAATGTTTGACTTCAGAGCACCCGAAACATGCTAAACCCATTGTTAGGGGATAGAAGACTCCCTTATCTAAGCCATTCAATGACAAACATTCGAAAACCATACGATCAAACTTACACACAACAGAGATTCCCACGCCATCTGCATAGAAATTCCAAATAGCTAAGCCAAACAAGCTTGATTCCATCGCATGCTTGGAAGCCAACAGATCCTATTCTAACTCACAACCAACATTACTAAACAGGAGCAGCACAGTTCTAAACATAATGTTAAATTTTACGCTAGaatcaaatttcaacaattaaATTATCATAACCAAAATTAACCACGGATTTCCTTATTTTCTAATCGTAATGCTAagttttaaaatcaattttcctCGTGAACTCAAAGCGAAATTAACAATCTTCGCGCACATCAGatcaaatgaatgaaaatgaaagaacATTTAAAGGCAACAATATAATTGAAAACGAAAACAGGCAACGTCATTGAAGTCACAGTCAGCTAAACAAAAACACGAGAAAACGAAATTAAACATGAACAAAATTGCAATCTACGATTGAGTATGAACGATTCTGATCCAAACGCAGAAAAAAATCCAACGGTTCTGATCTATagttaaatttgaaaatgtttatggaaaattgaattgaaaagctttgattagagagagaagtacCTGAAGCGCATGAATATCTGAAAGAAACGaatgtttttagtttttctttttattatttttattgtgatgaaagaagaagaaacacaaagaaattgaaaaataaaataaaaaggttaGTGGGGGagtaaaataagtaaataaaaaaaataaaaaagtagaGGGAAAAAAGGTGGTTTGTGGGACATGGGACGTGTCGGCATTAAGGTTGTGATTGATATTTAACTGGAGTGTGATTATTGTTGAGGATACGATTACCAGAAATTGTTAAAGAAGATAATTTTATAGTATTTAGTagaatgtaaaaaaataataattgtaCAGAAAGTAATTATATTGTAatgtttgatttaaaaatattttattaagaatataaaataaattgataaaattatttttatttatgaaaatataaaattaaataatttacattcttttttaatgtaaatattttatttttttaatttatttttaaaaatttataaataatagcataataaaaataatataatatttgaatattaattatttaaatattgaaagatatataattattaaatatttatttttaataaattagttaaattttaaaaaataattaaattattttaaattattttataaacatattaattaattaattaagttgtcaCACAATTCAccgctttctttctttcatttttttctcttatttcttcCAGTGggctcttcttctttttattttcatttttgtctCCATCCTTGCTGCTTTATGGTGATAAGCTCTTCGTCTCATTGTAAAGTAATTAcat from Theobroma cacao cultivar B97-61/B2 chromosome 9, Criollo_cocoa_genome_V2, whole genome shotgun sequence harbors:
- the LOC18588260 gene encoding protein trichome birefringence-like 16 isoform X2, whose amino-acid sequence is MKGGPYRLRWRGKELSLILIVLVCATILVWTWDRSPVLTSSLPSKNQLLQLSPEHKSHVREDISTSIQREVINNEEEHHVDKMPSTDTAESSSEFETFPIQKKEEETEKHKYSPKREKTGVVKSGSSSTQIEETNNVILGEKASEQEDKKVENQACNYAKGKWVIDDRRPLYSGFGCKQWLAPMWACRLMQRQDFAFEKLRWQPKDCEMEEFEGSKFFKRMQDKTLAFVGDSLGRQQFQSLMCMITAGKDSPNVQDVGKEYGLVKPPGGKRPNGWAYRFPSTNTTVLYYWSASLCDLEPLNVRDPHTEYAMHLDRPPAFLRQFLHKIDVLVLNTGHHWNRGKLKANRWVMYVGGVPNNNRKIADMGGAKNFTIHSTIKWINSQLPKHPHLKAFYRSISPRHFVNGDWNTGGSCDNTSPMSIGKEVLQEESSDYSAASAVRGTGVELLDVTALSQVRDEGHISRFSITASPGVQDCLHWCLPGVPDTWNEILFAQI
- the LOC18588260 gene encoding protein trichome birefringence-like 16 isoform X1, with protein sequence MRFRMKGGPYRLRWRGKELSLILIVLVCATILVWTWDRSPVLTSSLPSKNQLLQLSPEHKSHVREDISTSIQREVINNEEEHHVDKMPSTDTAESSSEFETFPIQKKEEETEKHKYSPKREKTGVVKSGSSSTQIEETNNVILGEKASEQEDKKVENQACNYAKGKWVIDDRRPLYSGFGCKQWLAPMWACRLMQRQDFAFEKLRWQPKDCEMEEFEGSKFFKRMQDKTLAFVGDSLGRQQFQSLMCMITAGKDSPNVQDVGKEYGLVKPPGGKRPNGWAYRFPSTNTTVLYYWSASLCDLEPLNVRDPHTEYAMHLDRPPAFLRQFLHKIDVLVLNTGHHWNRGKLKANRWVMYVGGVPNNNRKIADMGGAKNFTIHSTIKWINSQLPKHPHLKAFYRSISPRHFVNGDWNTGGSCDNTSPMSIGKEVLQEESSDYSAASAVRGTGVELLDVTALSQVRDEGHISRFSITASPGVQDCLHWCLPGVPDTWNEILFAQI